One Argiope bruennichi chromosome 5, qqArgBrue1.1, whole genome shotgun sequence DNA segment encodes these proteins:
- the LOC129968339 gene encoding extracellular serine/threonine protein CG31145-like: MPRFIPRRRRRKVRTSHGTYGDSNRAVEVIDDNESDAVLDDVSSSNKGSDNIPMTNSFFRNILIEDCLNAKEIPFSKDYRQLFPDLVQLSQEMKASLLFGSGSLQSHTAQQQIFSTESRDNLTTMQRFQNKISIHDLYEKNDPDVDVLLEKMATMKIKHIVEYPKGTQLKLIVTFDDGSQALLKPMRFERKTETNPNHFYFTDFERHNSEIAAFHLDRILGFRRCPPVTGRKMNLKMDLYDNAEKELKKTFFISPADNICFHGNCKQYCDTGHAICGQPAIMEVSLAALLLLERKKWKNPWRRSYSKRNPMAEWETNNLYCQVVRQQALYNNSKRLADLMDIFILDFLIGNMDRHTYETFTQFGNDSFILHLDQGRGFGRANHDELSILTPLKQCCFLHSSTFHRLVDLQHSDIKLSSQMRCSLFKDALFPILSEAHLEALDRRLQIILHTIRECLQKQGMNNVFY, encoded by the exons ATGCCAAGATTTATACCGCGAAGAAGAAGACGTAAAGTTAGAACTTCGCATGGAACATATGGTGACAGTAATCGAGCTGTAGAAGTAATCGATGACAATGAAAGTGATGCAGTACTTGATGATGTCTCTTCTtcaaacaa ggGTTCAGATAATATTCCTATGACGAATTCATTTTTTCGCAACATATTGATCGAAGATTGTCTCAATGCAAAGGAAATTCCTTTTTCGAAAGACTATCGGCAACTCTTTCCAGATCTCGTTCAACTTTCCCAAGAAATGAAAGCTTCTCTATTATTCGGTTCTGGAAGCCTCCAGTCTCACACTGCGCAGCAACAGATATTCAGCACTGAATCTAG agACAATCTGACAACCATGcaaagatttcaaaacaaaattagtaTTCATGACTTATACGAAAAGAATGACCCAGATGTTGATGTTTTGTTAGAAAAAATGGCTACTATGAAAATCAAACATATTG TTGAATACCCAAAAGGAACACAACTGAAGTTGATTGTTACATTCGATGACGGAAGCCAAGCTTTGTTAAAGCCCATGAG ATTTGAACGTAAGACAGAAACAAATCCGAATCACTTTTATTTCACCGATTTTGAAAGGCACAACAGTGAAATCGCCGCTTTTCATCTGGACAG aatcttgGGTTTCAGGCGTTGCCCTCCAGTGACCGGAAGAAAAATGAATCTCAAAATGGATCTTTATGACAATGCtgaaaaggaattaaagaaaacattttttatttctcctg CCGACAACATATGCTTCCACGGAAACTGTAAGCAGTACTGTGATACCGGCCATGCCATCTGTGGTCAGCCTGCCATCATGGAAGTCAGCCTAGCCGCCCTATTGCTTTTGGAGAGAAAGAAGTGGAAAAATCCTTGGAGAAGGTCCTACAGTAAGAGAAATCCGATGGCTGAGTGGGAGACAAATAACCTCTATTGCCAAGTGGTCAGACAGCAGGCACTGTACAACAATTCAAAACGTTTGGCTGATCTAATGGATATTTTCATCTTGGATTTTTTGATAG GAAATATGGACCGCCACACTTATGAAACTTTCACACAGTTTGGAAACGACAGCTTCATTTTACATCTAGACCAAGGAAGAGG ATTCGGTCGAGCAAATCATGATGAACTGTCCATCTTGACTCCTCTCAAACAATGCTGTTTTCTGCATTCCAGTACCTTCCACAGACTGGTGGATCTGCAGCATAGCGATATAAAATTGTCTTCTCAGATGCGCTGCTCTTTGTTCAAGGACGCACTCTTTCCCATTTTGTCAGAGGCTCATTTGGAAGCTCTAGATCGAAGACTACAGATCATACTCCATACCATTAGAGAATGCCTTCAAAAACAGGGCATGAACAATGTATTTTACTGA